Below is a window of Solanum stenotomum isolate F172 chromosome 7, ASM1918654v1, whole genome shotgun sequence DNA.
AATTCATATATTAAATAATGTATAATTGATGTTTTGTGGCTATAATGTATTCTTATGGATAAGATGTCTGCTGACACATTTGTTCCCTTTCCTTGGTCTTTGTGTAGACTGCAGTAGTCTTTCTGGGGGAAGAAGAAATACATTTGGTAGCAATGGCGAGTAAGCAGAAAAAGTTCCCCTGTTTTTGGTGCTATTCAGTGCCCATTGGTCTGTATAGTGCTTGTTTGCAGATGTTGAATATGAGGTGTCTATCAATTGTTTTTGATCTGGATGAGACCTTAATTGTTGCAAATACAATGAAGTCGTTTGAAGATAGAATTGAGGCTTTGCGGGGTTGGTTAGCACGAGAGATGGATCCAATTCGGTCGTCTGGAATGGCCGCTGAGATGAGGAGGTATATGGAGGATCGTGCACTGCTGAAGCAGTATTTAGAGAGTGATTCTGTTGTTGACAGTGGGGGAATATATAGAGCTCAGCAAGAGGAGGTGCTACCATTATCTGAAGGGCAGGAGCGTGTAGTTCGGCCAGTCATAAGGTTGGAGGAAAAGAATGTGGTCCTTACACGGATTAATCCAGAGGTAAtaagatacatatattttctttcatttctctGTTATGCCTTGCAATTATTGATTCTTATCATGGTGAACACATCTAAAGCATGcatatttctcaatttattCTACTGTTCGCATCATGGAGAATATCTCCCCTGCTCAGTGCATTCCCTTAAGGTTCTAGTGGAAGTTGATGAGTTGCATGTCGTGATATACTTGTGGAGTAAAGGTTTGGTTATTGACTTTTTAGTTGTCGGTTGTCATtaatttttatagtattttgatattattcttttcattttcagtattttaggtTTATATTATGGAAGTGTATTCAGTGCATTGAGGCAAGTTGATTGattgaattttgaagttgagtagAGGATGCTTTATGGTTTCTCATACAAAATGGAGTACTATTGTAGGAAAGTAGATTAGGTTGTTAATCTAAATGATTCACCTAGCTTCACAGTATCTGAAAGTTCTGTTCTTAAAGATTGGCTGTTATCCTGTCTTTTTATATGACCTGTTATCAATATACTTATTAGTTAACAGCCTTCAATTTTTTCGGACAACTGTGATCACTCAACACTTACGTCTTCTTTCTTTTCAGAAAGCTTACACATTCTATTTATATCTTGTAGGCAAGGTTTTTTGTATAGTTTATTGAGACCATTCAGTATCAAACTTAATATGTCATTGTTACTTTTAGTTTGCTTTGTAAAACACATTATCTGCATCTAATGTCCAAAAAATCATACTTCATTTTGGTCtagtgtttagttttttttttgaaattgtttttttttttgaaattgccAGTGTTTAGGTTAGTGATGCTTCTTGTGTCCTTGTGTCAAGAGAAAGAGCAGATTGAATCATACTGTTGTCTAAGTAACTCATTCATTTTCACTCACTGTGAAGATGTTTAGGGTTTATACTCTATGGTGTCTATTGCTCCCTCGTTGCAGAAGTTTTTTAATGAATTGCTATGGATTTGAGTAACCTTTGTTCATTATATATGTGCACTTTTTGCTGTTGATGGTCCTTACACATGTCAATTTGCTAATCCACCAGCAGAGGCAAAGTTGGATACCCCTATGGGCTGATCACACTTgggcctcatttgtttgcatttaatGGAGGTCTGAATCTTACTCATTTAAATTCAACCTATTAAGTGTGCTTGTTTTAAGGTCTgaatcttaatattcagatgttTTGTTTCTATAAAGATATGATACCTGGGTTTAACTCAACCCTACAACCTCAGGAGtggaggattgcccaagtccaCATAAATAGACCACTAATCTATTCCCCAACCAAATGTGGGACTCTaaacccactctaacaccctCTTCATGCCCAAGCCCAACTGGGGGTGTGGTTCAATAGCCTAAATAGGGATGAACTTGTCTCTTATAACAAATGAAGATATGACACCTGAGCCTAATTCAACCCCAAAAGATAGCTCATTaggggaggattgcccaagtccatataagtaGACCACCAGTTTATTCTCCAACCAATGTGGTAAACCCACTCTAATACCCTTTTCACGCTCAGGCCCACTTGAAGCGTGGATCAAAAGCCCAAATGGGGATGGACCTGTCTCTGATTCTATGTAAAGATAGGGCACCTGAGCCTAACTCAAACTCCAAAAGCGCTCTTAAGGGGAAGATTGCTCAAGTCCATATAGGTAGACCACCAGTTTATTCCCCAACCACTGTGGGACTCTAAGCCCACTCTAACAGTTTCCTTATAAAGCCTCTTAATGAGTCTGAATGAATTAGATCTATAACAATACCATTCAAATTCTTTAAATAATACGCTTAATTTCAAGATCTTTCAAGTCCTCCCTGCTTCTCCTCTCAACAAGGTTTTCACACTTCTCAGTCTCCTTTCTCACCTCTTGAACCGATAAGTTTTCATAGTTTTTGCAAATACGGAATATTTTTGAATGTATTGATGTTTAGCAAGAACTCTCGCACCCACAAAGATTAAGCACAttattagaaaattatttaaattatcatcGCTGCTCGACGCCACACTCAGCGAACGAACCCATGAAACCTTCGATTCTTAGAACTGAATGTgctcccttcttcttccttcatGAAATAGAAACAGTTCATCTctatttttcttagttttttctTCTGACAATTATGTTAAACAGCCTTAGATAACTATTTTGTGACCTGTAGATTACGATTCGAAGTGTTTAACAACTCTAGTATGCAGAAAAGGAAACAATGACAATGACAGGTCCAGAGGGCTTATGCAAGTTCTCTTTATAGAAATATAAGCAACAAAGCAACATCAAGAAAAAATGAGAGAATtgaagatttgaattttttaacttGTTACAATACTTCTTTATATTGATAtgcataatttttatttgcatttttgatagttcattttttttatcaaataaaagtattcaaaatattattttctatcaataaaccaaatttattttgttaaaaggagatttttataatattttataaataaagtgTTTAATTCTATATACACATTTGgatattgaaaacaaatagGCTTAATTATTCAGTGTTCGGATCTCAGGATAACATCTTAATTTCAGATGTGCATTCAGAGTCAAACATCTAGATTTTATGCACATCTTAATATTTAGATGTGTATTCAGATTTGGGCATCTTAAACTTGATGGAAACAAATGTAGTTTAGAGATCTGCATCCTTGTCTGTTCGAATTGCTGGGGGGAAGCGTTTGGAGGAGTGGAAAGCATCCGCCTCCGGTctttgttcttttatgtctCTTCCATTCATTCAATATTATGTTCATGTAGCTAAAAGAAAATGGTATCTGGATGTTTGGCCTTCTAGCTCAACTGCAACTGGAATATCTAAGGTTTTCATTGTCTTACTACAGTTATCAGTGTAACCTTAGAATGTGAATTCGAATTCAGTTGGACATTTTGCAACACATTATGTTTGTCTCAAGATTAAGTTTTTAGCTCCACACATTTTCTCATCATGGAAACTTCTTGTGCAGAATCGGGATACCAGCGTGCTTGTTAGATTACGTCCTGCGTGGGATGAGTTGAGAACTTATTTGACGGCGAAAGGTCGGAAAAGGTTTGAAGTATATGTTTGCACCATGGCAGAGAGAGATTATGCCTTGGAGATTTGGAGGCTACTTGACCCAGGGTCACACCTCATTAATGCCAATCAATTGATGGACCGTGTTGTATGTGTTAGATCAGGTTAGGACCTAGAATAGTTTCCTGTTTTATGACTCCTTGGGAAAATAATAGTTTGTTCTTCTTTACATGGTAACACAATTCCTCTTCCCTATCCTGACAAGAGAAAAGATAATCCTCTTCTTACAGTGAAGCATAATGAAGCACCATAAGTAATGAAAGATTTGTcttcttgtgtttgatttatgtcGTTCTAAGCTCATTAGTGGTATTTTCTTTAAGCTTCTAATGTTATAGTGGCAGTGACATACAAAAGGCTGCCAACTGTGATAGGCTGCCAACTGTGATTGCTTCTCTTCAGCGGAATATAATACCCTTTCCTCTTGAACTGGTAAATTATAACTTCTTTTCTTTAACCAAGTAACATCATCTCTGTCATTTAATCCCACAGGGGCCAAGAAGTCTTTACTTACTGTCTTCCGAAATGGCATTTGTCATCCAAAATTGGCGATGGTTATTGATGACCGATTAAAAGTGTGGGAAGATAAAGATCAACCTCGTGTTCATGTTGTCCCTGCTTTCGCTCCATATTATGCTCCGCTAGCAGAGGTGTGTGTTTTGccatttcaaatgattttaatatcatcttctttttttctggTCACACGAGGCTGATTGGAACTTCTTTATTGAGTAGATGGCCAATGCAGTACCGGTCCTGTGTGTGGCGAGAAATGTTGCTTGTGATGTTAGAGGTCGTTTCTTTAAGTAAGTTCATTCTCAGTCCTCAGAAGAGAGATTTAAGTTTGAGTCAATTAAGTAGTTTTTTATCTGATCCATTTTCTTTGTCAATCAGAGAGTTTGATGAAGGCCTACTCCGAAAGATCTGCGAGATCTTCTATGAAGATGAGGCTGTAAATTTACCTTCTGCGCCTGATGTTAGCAACTACTTAATGTCCGAGGTATTCATCTACAAGCtctttaaatttcaactttaaatgaAGGCTGATCATTATGATGAGGGTTTACTTTCTTTACTCTTAGGATGCTGGTTTTGCGTCATGTGGGATTCCCGCTCCTATTCCTGAGGGAATGTTCGGGCCTGAAGTTACACAAAGGTTGAATCAACAGGTGTGGTTTTACCTGTTATTACTGCCTATCTTGACTTCTTATCACATGATCGATCCCCCAAAAAACTTGGAAGTGTAACACATCACATATCAAATCAAGTACTTGATTTTTCAGCGGTCATTTGCTTATCTTCTCATTTTATATTCTATCCAGGAGAGAaaagttaatatgaactctGCTCCTGTTTTCATGAGTAACAATCCTGATATGAAGCCAGGAAGCTCCCAGCTTATGGTTGGAATTGCTGCAAATGTACCTGCTCAATCAGTGAGACCAATTCAACCTTCAGAAAGTATTGAAATCTATCTTTACCTGCAGTTATATAAGAGATGTATTAATCTTTTTGGTTTACCAACCGTGGTTCATTTTGTTCCTGTGTGTGTTTAGAACCAAGTTTGCTGGGAGCTCCATTTAGACGAGATAACAGCTTTTCTGAAGCTGATGGTGATGGGAAGAGAAGGTACCCCATATTGAATCCTAGCCAGGATATGAGGTATCGTGGTTCAGCAGAACCTCCTTTATTACCTAGAGTGCCTCAGAAACCACCCATACTGCCCATACCATCACAGGGTGGATGGTTGGTGGAAGATGACCTAAATAAAGGACAGATGGGTAGTCGATCACCAGGAATTTTTCAAGAATCTGATGCATCAAGGTATGCTAAACAGAGAGGTCATCAGAATTTTATGAGTCAAGATGCAACAAACATGATGTTACCAACTTATGCATCTGCAGGGAAGAATGGGGAGGTACTTGCTACTGCTTCCTTCAGAAATAGTTATGACTGTCTTCCTGCTGACTTATTCATTCGGGTACACGACTCTTTGCAGGTAAATTTCAGGCATGAAATGCATAGACAGAATTCTCTTATTCATCAGACAGGTGAGTTTGAGTTCACTCTTATACTGTGTTACTGCTTATTGCTATTTTAATACCCCATTTGCTGTTAAGAAGTTGAATTATTATGAGCAAAAGTTGGCCTCTAGGAAGGAATGCATTTATTAATCATANCAGGCGAGTTTGAGTTCACTCTTAGACTGTGTTACTGCTTATTGCTATTTTAATACCCCATTTGCTGTTAAGAAGTTGAAATATTATGAGCAAAAGTTGGCCTCTAGGAAGGAATGCATTTATTAATCATATTCCACTAGTGTTTGCTCTTGGGGTTAAGTAGCCATCTCAGTGACTCTTTTGGGGAATGAATGTTGTTAAGTTAATGGCTAGTTTGAAGTTTGACTGAAGTCTTTGCTGCTACTGATTGTTTTCCTAAGGGCTAGTTTTCAGCTTGTGATTATGAGCCCCAGCTATCAAATTATAACAAATCCAACTAGGTGCGTGCTTATTTATCAATAATGGCGTGGGATATAATTTATCCAAACATGTAAAGAAGGCTGGAATTGCATACTTTTACTTGTTGATTGCCAGGATGGTGGTATGTGTGTATCTTTAATGATCAAGATAGTGTTTGCCAGTGTTCGGGAAAGCAAGTGCTTCATCGCTTTAAGCGGTGAAGGGAAGCGAAGCAAGGGTTCAGCGCTTCAGCGAGAAAAGCGCGAAGTGACCAGAAGCGGCCGCTTCTGGGATTGAAGTGCAATGCGATCAGAAGCGGCGAAGCGAGAAAAGCAGCacttatatttttgtaattaataaGTGATcgattttaaagaataaaaagagtCACCACTTACCTGGTCCTTAAGAAATCAGAATAATAAGGTTTCAGTGTACTCTTTCCTTCCAacactttttctcttttctttcttcttcttcctgaTGCAGTGGCACTGCTAGCCtagaatttttcttctttttttctactttgTTTGTTACTCTGTTTTCCTTTGCCCTGGTTAGCTttgattatttaaattatatgttgCTGAGTATTTGTTTCCTCACAgtgattaaaatatatattgctGAATTGTTTTGTTTCTTAACAATGACTAAAATGTCGTTGAATTTTCTCTTAATAGtgataaaaatataatgttGATTGTTTTTCTTAGATCTTATCCGTGATTAAAAAAGGCTGACCCGGCAtgaaaaaaggggaaaaaaagttGGGGAGACCAATAGAACAACAATTGTATGTCTGTTTTGTGACAAGGCAACTAAAGGGGAacctttttttagtttttaatatgaatttttgCTTATATATTTCGTCTCTTtttgttttggtcttttttcttttaaattgtgCTTCACTTCACGCTTTAAGCTAGTGAAGCGTGAAGCAGGACCTTGTCACTTTTTTCCGCTTTGCGCTCCCCTAAATAATGGTATTTGGAAGGAGTTCAAAAGAAGTTTTTGGATAATCTTGAATTCTAGAAGCAAAATATTGACTATGGGATATGCACTTTATAGATTGTTTTTAGTTTGGTATTAGGGAGAACAAAGGATGGTTGATGAAGG
It encodes the following:
- the LOC125871607 gene encoding RNA polymerase II C-terminal domain phosphatase-like 2, whose translation is MSRLGFKSLVFQGETCLGELDTIPVKDQNFQFPNNEIRIDHISTNSERVHPIAVLRTISSPVRCKLEPNSNSASIGSEKSPLITLHSSCYYDLKTAVVFLGEEEIHLVAMASKQKKFPCFWCYSVPIGLYSACLQMLNMRCLSIVFDLDETLIVANTMKSFEDRIEALRGWLAREMDPIRSSGMAAEMRRYMEDRALLKQYLESDSVVDSGGIYRAQQEEVLPLSEGQERVVRPVIRLEEKNVVLTRINPENRDTSVLVRLRPAWDELRTYLTAKGRKRFEVYVCTMAERDYALEIWRLLDPGSHLINANQLMDRVVCVRSGAKKSLLTVFRNGICHPKLAMVIDDRLKVWEDKDQPRVHVVPAFAPYYAPLAEMANAVPVLCVARNVACDVRGRFFKEFDEGLLRKICEIFYEDEAVNLPSAPDVSNYLMSEDAGFASCGIPAPIPEGMFGPEVTQRLNQQERKVNMNSAPVFMSNNPDMKPGSSQLMVGIAANVPAQSVRPIQPSEKPSLLGAPFRRDNSFSEADGDGKRRYPILNPSQDMRYRGSAEPPLLPRVPQKPPILPIPSQGGWLVEDDLNKGQMGSRSPGIFQESDASRYAKQRGHQNFMSQDATNMMLPTYASAGKNGEVNFRHEMHRQNSLIHQTEGRFSQHQSLFNNRESQLEAGRMNFLPSLATGVLQEIGRRCNSKVEFRPVVSTSEELQFSVEVFFIGERVGVGMGKTRKDAQQQAAENALRNMAGEYVSYITSHPRAADKDFDKISVENENGFLWDTVNHVDEPSVEDRLPQVNVSEVGVNGDASHDRSLNSLKT